In Brassica napus cultivar Da-Ae chromosome A3, Da-Ae, whole genome shotgun sequence, the sequence AAGGAGACGAAAGTCGCCATCCATGAAGAGAACATCGCCGATTTTGGGTTACCTGCTCCAAGCTCATTACTTGTCCTTACACTGTCacagtttttaattaatttttttaatccatTATATTTCAGTAGTGTTGGTTAAAGAAAAACGGTGATTAATGATTTGGAACTAATTAAGAAGAATTCCTAACCTTACAGCGGCATTGAAACCGACGGATACCATGAAAGATAATCCTGAAATTGACATACTGTAACAACGATAAAATGTTGAATAAAACGGTAGAAAAACcgtgaaatattttttggaatACTTTTTGGAATACTTTTtgggtaaaaatgttaaaaatacatGTTAATATAATCAGAAACTTACCAAATGGAAAGAGAATCTAGGGAGAGAGCATGATCGTTGAGCAAACCAGCAAGAAGTACCAGAATCTGTGAATACCACATTTCCAAACAGATCATAACAGCCGAACCAGCAGAGAGTTTAAAAAAGCTCCAAAGACCATGGAACGATCTCCAACTAAGACCAGTCCACGTGTGTCTGAACGTTGGACTTGTTATAATATACAAAGTTTGGGACATAACTATGAACCACCAAGAGATGGTAAGAACATAAGCAATGCCCATAAGACCTAGGTCGATTACGTAAACAGTGGTCCACGTCAGCAAAATCTGGAGGAGAAGGGCGGCGCCTGAGATGTACGCGCTGGGGGTCACCACGCTTTGGGCTTGGAGAAACTTTTGGGCCGTGAAGTTGACGGCGAAAGCGAAAATTTGAGGGATGAGTCCGACGATGTATAGAGATGCCATGTACGAGACTGTTTTGGGCTCGCCTAGTAGGATTAGAATCGGGTACGAGAAGGTGTATAGTACTGTCATGGGCAAACCAACCAGAGCGAGGACGATCGTTGCTCGTTGGAGATAGATCCCAAGCATCTCGTATCGGTGGGCACCATATGCTTGTCCACATAGTGTCTCGACTGCACTTCCCATACCTAACTGTACAACAAACATTAAAAGCCAAAAATAACGTTTAATTGTATGCTTATATTTTTGGTTAGGCGtcatatatcaattttttttttaaatggttaaGAATCCATCTACTAATATTTCTTTGACTTCTATTTCGAAGCATTCGAGATTTCTTACAAAaggaatttaaaataaatgattttacaGAAAACTTTATCAAACAGATTTTAGTATACTAACCCAAATAACACTTAAAAACGTTATAGTTTTTTTCTAATCATCTAATCATTAGAAATTCAAATCAACAAAAATAATGAAGAGAATCATTAGACATcttaataagaaaattaatagtTCAAAAAAAAGTGAATGGTTAACTTCTTTTTTAACTCGGAAATTTGGTTACAGTATATTTCCAGGAaaacagttcaaaaaaaaaaaaaagaaagatttccAGCAAACATATGTTTTTGGGAGTAGTTGCGTATGACCAGTTTCGGTCCTTGATGAAAacatatcaaaatttatttacatatataagacaaataaattattttacattattgtttaaatgatattttatctAAGAAACTTGTATGAAAGATTTctctttataaaatattatttatttaattattaattacatAAATGCAGTACtttctataaaaaaagaaagaaaatttgttttttattaaaagctcacaaaaattggtttttggtttggttaaaattttaaaaaactagttttcctaaaatttagaaaatccATTTGTCAAAAATTTTGATTGGCAAATCAaatggtttttacaaaaaaataaaactaaaagttAAAACTTGATCGGATGAAAAATGGtttctacaaaaacaaaaacaaaaacaaaaaactaaagcaaaaaccacaaacaatcaacctTTTAGTTGGTTTGTGCCATAAACTCAATACACATAACACATGTGGAAGGTTtgaacttttataataaaaagtttttttttggtaatcatgtcaaattaataataaaaagtttgaacTTTATCTTTGCTGCTtctagtttacaaaaaaaatcaaggaaAATATGTATCAGAATTTTAGAGTAATCAGCGGTGATAACTTGAATAGTTATTATAGTGTAAATTTGTCTCTATACTGTAATCAGAGAACACTTTTCCTCTCAATGTAtgtctttaaaaaatattcatttaattcttcttttaaatataaaaatgttatttttaactctaagaaaaataacattctattaagaataagaaatagaaatcCAATTGAATATTTAACGCCTctataaataattattcttataatatgcacacatatatatatatatatatatatatatatatatatatatatcaaattggagaagaagaaaaaaatataatataactaatatCAACGTGCCTCCAAATATATGTGCTTGTGCTAGCTGGTGTGCACGATGACGTAAAACTTACCATGAGGCCATAGACAAGATTAAAGCAGCTGTTGCCGATGGACACGGCTGCGAGTTCTTGACTGCCGATATGTCCGGCAAAGATACGGGTCGAGATACTCATTCCGCTGTTGAGCAAATAGACCAATATCGCCGGAAGTGCCAATCGAAAGAGAAGTTTCATTTCTATACGCGCCCCTAAGTACAAGCGCCTCCGTGACGGAAGGCTGCTCTCCGTCAAGATGCTCTCGAGTGATTTGACGTCCCTCAGTGGTTTTGGCTCAGAGTCCGTCGGATCCACCAAAGGTTGCCGGAGAGTTCTCTCCGCCGTCTCTATTGACCTATCCATAGGTTATTATTtacgtttttgttttttattgtaTGTTTTAGTGTCTTTCTTATTTAGGTGATTGATTAGGTTATAAGCACATTTGGGTCTTAAATAGGGACGCTTGTACATAATGGCGACACTAAAGTTTGTTGGAGTCAAAATGAATTATACTAGTATATACTCtttatgtttcatattaagtatcgtttaaagtttttgcacacaaattaagaaaatttaacAATTTTCTGTTTTACCCTTATttagtgtaatttttttttggttttattaattaacaaattaaaaataacagtaaaaattaaaatatttgtttaaaatatgCATTAGAAATGTGAAACGACactaataatcaaataaaattgaaaatctaAAACAACACTTAATAGGGAAGAATATTAAGTTTCGTCCGGTTGGTAGTCGAAAATATGATTGGttcagattttttagatattttttttttaaaaataattatatttaaatgaacaaataaaataaatttaagagaacatataaaattatagaactcaatatttttttaaaagaacatATGAAAACTTAAATGTAAGAGAACACAAACCCACATTTTTAGAAAATGACAAGGTATTTTATCACCTAAAATTTGGAATAACATTTTAATTggacaaaatttattttgattgaGAGCTCAAATGATTGATACATATATTATAGATAAAGTGGAGactaaatgtttttattttttaataataaaaagaagaatacataaaatttattttatatgtttttttgttggaaAAAGAAAGAGTGCGAAATTAATGAGAGTCaaacacataaaattaataCTGGCTATATTCCTAAATCTGTACAAAAACTAtgaagattttatattttaactggACAATAGACCCATAATTTTGTAAGTGGGGTCCGCCTTTCCAACAACAGGTAATAAGGTATTGTTAACCATACCAGTTgcagttgaaaaaaaaaacataccagTTGCAATATAAACTATTTGGGTGATACAAAATGTTTTTAGTCAAGTGGTTAAATGTCAGCATGCTTTTAGTCGATCGGTTAAGTATCTACCTTTACGATATGTTCTATCAAAGTtcaatttcaataaattatgttttctgTATTGTAAAGCTGGCTTGTCGATCTAATTAATGACAAAAAGTTATTTGTGCTAaacaaaatgaataaatatacCTAAAACATACCAATGATTAAGATAAATTCAGGCGGTTCTAAACCACATGAATGCTTTAATTTTGGCGAAATTCAGTTGACATCATCAAAACCagccaatatatatatatatatataaatattaaaatgccaaaatggaaaatattaatatatttgtgaTCTTAGTCTAGTGGTTCATTGAGTAGTATATTTGTCATCTTAGTCTAGTGGTTCGTTGACCTGGTGGTGATGGCTTTTTGAGGATTTACCACCAAGGAAAATTGAATATAGTCActtaaagtataataaaaaaaagggtAAATTTGATGAATATTTATATTAGACCCTAATATTAAGTTTATAGCTATTTTACAGTGGAAAGTTTCTGATGGAACTAGTTACACCCAATAATGTCAGGAATAACCTTGCAAGCGCGTGTGCGTGGAGAGAGGAGTGAAGTTAAAAACACATGTGCTTAATGTGTGCCCACATGTTGGGTTATAAAAAAACGAAAAGGCAATACTATATTATAGTCTATGTAGTCTAGTTAAGTTCTGCCACACACAAAGTCACAACAATTGGTAAATATGTATTCATAAGGGGTTCGAAAGTccgaaaatatacaatataccCATGCACGGGAACGAGACTACCCTATATTCAATATACTATGCCCACATTTTGGTAATGTTCCAATACATGTGTAGAAAGTGACCCaaacaaatctatactatacgaTATATGGTATAGTTTAGACAAAGAAGCCAGATCCTCAATACATGCGTTCAGACAAGTTGCAGTAGCCTAATGTTATGACTTGGATTGAGGCGATATAAACACACAGAAGAGAAGGCAAACACACGAATAATTgcctctaaactctaaaccgaaACGGTAGaccattaaaccctaaacccaaaccgtttaccctaaacctaaattcttaacccaaaccgtaaaccataACGGAgctacctaaaccctaaaccaaaactctaaaccataaacccaaaccctaaacacaAATTCTTAACCCAAACCATATACCCAAACGGAgctacctaaaccctaaaccccctaaacccaaattctaaaccctaaacccaaaccgtaaacccttaacccaaaccctaagCCCAAATTGTAAAACCAAACCATCGTCCATAACAGAGctatctaaaccctaagtttgaaggtctaaaccataaacccaaaccgtagaccataaacccaaaccctaacccAAAACCCtcttaaacccaaactctaagcCCTAAGCCCAAACTGTAAACccttaacccaaaccctaaatccaaattgTAAAACCAAACCATCGCCCATAACGGAACTACCTAACCCTAACTTTGAAGgtctaaaatatactatatttcATTTAGAATAGTATGGGAATTGATGATAGTTATTATATTGATGAATGGGAAAGGAGGAAGATGGAGAGGGTGAGGAGCAGGAGgggaggaggaggaaggaggAAAGATAGAAGTATGTAGGAAAGGAAGGAGGAAtggagagagagacagagagagaccgGGGAAGGGAGGGGAGGAGAGAAAGAGTAGGAGGGAGTGTAAGAGTGAAAGCGATATAGGAGGAAACTATACtattttgatgaatagatttGTATACTATAATGTaatgtttatttaaatattgtatGAAAGCTATATAAACTGTGAATACAAACATGTATGTGAATCTCCATTAACTTAGAGCATTCATTCAACACAATagcaaaataaaacatattaacaaaGAGCATTGTTTTTCTTCTCCAATGCTACCCACCATCTAATTCTGAGATGGTTATTAGTGGCTGTGGTGCTGAAAAATAGGACAATGAAGCTGATGGAGAAGTGAAAGAGAAGAATTAGAAAGCGAAGGAAATACACTTTGccgaagagaaagagaagaattaGCATACTATActgtaattataaaatagaatagaatATGTTGCACAACATTACTGTTCATCTTCCCCAATTCAATTTATCCTCTGCTTCTTTATCACTATCTCCAATCCAACGAACCAAACATCTTGCATATATAATCACCCACAATACAACCGCCACAACCAATCACCACAAGAACCCTAAATAGCTTCTCGAACACCCTCACTCT encodes:
- the LOC125591930 gene encoding protein DETOXIFICATION 39-like, with the protein product MDRSIETAERTLRQPLVDPTDSEPKPLRDVKSLESILTESSLPSRRRLYLGARIEMKLLFRLALPAILVYLLNSGMSISTRIFAGHIGSQELAAVSIGNSCFNLVYGLMLGMGSAVETLCGQAYGAHRYEMLGIYLQRATIVLALVGLPMTVLYTFSYPILILLGEPKTVSYMASLYIVGLIPQIFAFAVNFTAQKFLQAQSVVTPSAYISGAALLLQILLTWTTVYVIDLGLMGIAYVLTISWWFIVMSQTLYIITSPTFRHTWTGLSWRSFHGLWSFFKLSAGSAVMICLEMWYSQILVLLAGLLNDHALSLDSLSICMSISGLSFMVSVGFNAAVSVRTSNELGAGNPKSAMFSSWMATFVSFVISLAEALALMASRDYIGYIFTSDAEVAKAVSELCPFLAVTILLNGIQPVLSGVAVGCGWQTFVAYVNVGCYYVVGIPIGCVLGFTFNLQAKGIWTGMIGGTLMQTLILLYVTYRTDWDKEVKKARKRLDMWDDKKEPLLN